From a single Methanobrevibacter sp. genomic region:
- a CDS encoding baseplate J/gp47 family protein: protein MPITDESFYNIVGNEISRTILVQQMIDYYNEKLEIGETKVTDFNEGSEIRNLLESIAVDLYTLMEDQYELSKIAFITTSYGEWLDLHGANPLINLPRDEGQEAIGLVTFSIPEAVTEDIVIPEETVIVDSELGLEFETDTECTIIAGDTSSEVYCTCLTVGTEGNIPANTLTVLDDENVDESVTCTNLEDFTGGTDYEEDDVYRERLLGFIRQDTFGSLGYYENLAESVDGVHDVKLIDDTDNQEPKYTKIVLVNGNVKETPEDILMQVLVQFTMAENIVLDHKFSVDKPTYTMVNLTVNLDVENLIDNNLIKELLGCYFDGGTTSDGLEYTGLYIDESLTRNGLYSALQDLNFVEGVQCFVTGDTDEITTVSPAANGVLRLGTVLINQNIVGA, encoded by the coding sequence TTGCCAATAACTGATGAAAGTTTTTATAATATTGTCGGAAATGAAATAAGCAGAACTATTTTAGTTCAACAGATGATTGATTATTATAATGAAAAATTAGAAATCGGAGAAACTAAGGTAACTGATTTCAATGAGGGTTCTGAAATAAGAAATCTTTTAGAATCCATAGCTGTTGATTTATATACTTTAATGGAAGACCAATATGAGTTATCTAAGATTGCATTCATAACAACCAGTTATGGTGAATGGTTAGATTTACACGGTGCTAATCCATTAATTAACTTGCCTCGTGATGAGGGTCAAGAGGCAATAGGTTTAGTGACATTCAGCATACCGGAAGCGGTAACTGAGGATATTGTAATTCCTGAGGAAACTGTAATTGTTGATTCAGAACTCGGATTAGAATTTGAAACAGATACTGAATGCACAATTATCGCAGGTGACACATCAAGTGAAGTGTATTGTACTTGTTTAACTGTGGGAACCGAAGGGAATATCCCTGCTAATACTTTAACAGTTCTTGATGATGAGAATGTTGATGAAAGTGTAACATGTACTAATCTTGAAGATTTTACGGGTGGAACTGATTATGAAGAGGACGATGTTTATCGTGAGAGATTATTAGGTTTCATTCGTCAGGACACTTTCGGCAGTCTTGGATATTATGAGAACCTTGCTGAGTCTGTTGATGGTGTGCATGATGTAAAACTCATTGATGATACAGATAACCAGGAACCGAAGTATACTAAAATCGTATTGGTGAATGGTAATGTAAAAGAAACTCCTGAGGACATACTTATGCAGGTTCTTGTGCAGTTCACTATGGCTGAGAATATTGTACTTGATCATAAATTTAGTGTTGATAAACCAACATATACGATGGTGAATTTAACTGTTAATCTTGATGTTGAAAACTTAATTGATAATAATCTTATTAAGGAATTATTAGGTTGTTATTTTGATGGTGGAACCACAAGTGATGGACTTGAATATACTGGTTTGTATATTGATGAGAGTTTAACTCGTAATGGTTTGTATTCAGCATTGCAGGATTTGAATTTTGTTGAAGGTGTGCAATGTTTTGTTACTGGTGATACTGATGAGATTACAACAGTTAGTCCGGCAGCTAATGGTGTTTTAAGGTTAGGTACTGTTTTAATTAATCAAAATATTGTAGGAGCATAG